Proteins encoded in a region of the Vicia villosa cultivar HV-30 ecotype Madison, WI linkage group LG5, Vvil1.0, whole genome shotgun sequence genome:
- the LOC131601911 gene encoding uncharacterized protein LOC131601911: MPSYAKFLKEILSNKKKLEDNETITLTAECSAIIQNNMPPKLKDPGSFSIPCVIGKTIIEKALCDLGASVSLMPLSTCKKLNLGELKATRMSLQLADRSVKYPVGMLENIPVRVGQFYIPTDFIIMDIQEDSNIPIILGRPFLATAGAIIDVKRGKLTFEVGEEKIEFILSQFLKAPSIIDTCCSADIIDECV, from the coding sequence atgccttcgtacgctaagttcttaaaagaaatcttatcaaacaaaaagaaactcgaggataacgaaactataacgcttaccgctgaatgtagcgctatcatccaaaataacatgcctccaaaactgaaagaccctggtagtttctctataccctgcgtaattggaaaaaccatcatagagaaagccttgtgcgacttaggagctagtgttagtttgatgcctctttcgacctgtaagaaactcaatctaggtgagcttaaagcaacgagaatgtctcttcaactagctgaccgttcagttaaataccctgtaggaatgttagagaatatccctgttcgtgtaggtcaattctacatcccaactgacttcatcattatggatatccaagaagattctaacatcccgatcatattaggaagaccatttttagcaaccgctggtgcaattatagatgtaaagcgaggaaagcttactttcgaagtaggagaagagaaaatagaatttatactttcccaattcctaaaagcaccttctataattgacacatgttgttctgctgacataatcgacgagtgtgtc